Proteins encoded in a region of the Corynebacterium genitalium ATCC 33030 genome:
- a CDS encoding methionine ABC transporter permease has protein sequence MNQLNTWWRDTTGSRVTPEMYLDSFGETLYMVGISLFLGALLGIPLALAFVITRPGGLKPNKVVYGVLNVVVNIIRSLPFIILLVAISPFTRVIAGTAIGTTAALVPLTLYIAPFIARLIEQSLLEVNPGITEAADSMGASLFQTIRYFLLPEAKSSIILAVTTATIGLISATAMAGTIGGGGVGDLAISYGYQQFDSIAMLTTVVLLIIIVQAIQSVGNTLARRARA, from the coding sequence ATGAATCAGCTCAATACGTGGTGGCGCGACACCACTGGCTCCCGCGTCACTCCGGAGATGTACCTCGACTCCTTCGGCGAGACCCTCTACATGGTCGGCATTTCTCTGTTCCTCGGCGCATTGTTGGGCATCCCGCTGGCGCTCGCCTTCGTGATCACCCGGCCGGGCGGTTTGAAGCCCAACAAGGTTGTCTACGGCGTTCTCAATGTGGTCGTGAACATCATCCGTTCGCTGCCGTTCATTATCCTGCTGGTGGCTATTTCTCCGTTCACCCGCGTGATCGCGGGAACCGCCATCGGCACCACCGCGGCGCTCGTCCCGCTGACCTTGTACATCGCCCCGTTCATCGCCCGCCTCATCGAGCAGTCCCTGCTGGAGGTCAACCCCGGCATCACCGAGGCTGCCGATTCCATGGGCGCCAGCCTCTTCCAGACCATCAGATACTTCCTCCTGCCAGAGGCGAAGTCGTCCATCATTCTCGCCGTCACCACGGCAACGATCGGCCTGATCTCCGCCACGGCGATGGCCGGCACGATCGGCGGCGGCGGCGTCGGCGACCTTGCTATCTCGTACGGCTACCAGCAGTTCGACTCGATCGCGATGCTCACGACGGTGGTGCTCCTGATCATCATCGTCCAGGCCATCCAGTCTGTGGGCAACACGCTCGCCCGTCGCGCGCGGGCGTAG
- a CDS encoding peptidylprolyl isomerase, giving the protein MLVRMTQKTQTITFHTNHGDIVADLFGNHAPKTVQTITGLADGSQDYSTKNASGTTDGPFYDGAIFHRIIPGFMIQGGDPTGTGTGGPGFQFADEFHPELSFDRPYLLAMANAGPGTNGSQFFITVAPTPHLTNRHTIFGEVTDPASQKVVDEISNVQTGRMDRPVSDVVIESVTVA; this is encoded by the coding sequence ATCCTGGTTCGCATGACTCAGAAGACTCAGACCATCACCTTCCACACGAACCACGGCGACATCGTTGCTGACCTGTTTGGCAACCACGCGCCGAAGACCGTTCAGACCATCACCGGCCTGGCGGACGGTTCCCAGGATTACTCCACGAAGAACGCCTCCGGTACCACGGACGGCCCGTTCTACGACGGCGCAATCTTCCACCGCATCATCCCGGGCTTCATGATCCAGGGCGGCGATCCGACCGGCACCGGCACCGGCGGCCCGGGCTTTCAGTTCGCCGACGAGTTCCACCCGGAGCTTTCCTTCGACCGCCCGTACCTGCTGGCCATGGCTAACGCTGGCCCGGGCACCAACGGCTCCCAGTTCTTCATCACCGTTGCCCCGACCCCGCACCTGACCAACCGCCACACCATCTTCGGTGAGGTCACTGATCCGGCGTCCCAGAAGGTCGTCGACGAGATCTCCAACGTGCAGACCGGCCGCATGGACCGCCCGGTGTCCGACGTAGTCATCGAGTCCGTCACCGTCGCCTAG
- a CDS encoding helix-turn-helix domain-containing protein translates to MFPFTFLVDSQHLGLTEIVAPPKPSFTVVQINELETPGSFIQQEAFVLTVGAAFRDNSDGLRGHVEHLAEQGTVAVGFGISTVFGRIPDAVVDAARENNVGLFEVSRPVPFARILSAVHEEQHRRSTAEQEKRAYLHQQLLHSQEKLTQTATAGDVKALTRDAATTLEARVTIKDPNGLLIAEQVSRAFNAMKKTYSSSYRISSSATDGRPYTVDVTSTRTLTDQDRSLIRHYAGLAATLLSRPAHLRRIHNQLNSFALRIRLGITDEGELYSGAVDTPVDREGFTRPIVIAAQSPRGMQAVVERLDRETSKSDRLLHVLEVDETTFLMVVRPDVTVRDVLGTLGEHRGRVRIAAGGPVLLARLTLDHVNQLVSRARTLRPGDVARANDSGLPWLRDPTVAYALAARREEIFGRLISFDAAYGTDYETTLAVFLRHGARLGEAAEALGVHRHTVRTRMAKIEKLCEIDLHNPAHFSEAYLAMTAFEGGAG, encoded by the coding sequence TTGTTTCCCTTCACATTTCTCGTCGATAGCCAACACCTCGGCTTGACCGAGATTGTCGCGCCGCCGAAGCCCTCTTTCACCGTCGTGCAAATCAACGAGCTGGAAACCCCGGGGTCTTTCATCCAGCAGGAAGCATTCGTGCTCACCGTTGGCGCTGCATTCCGTGACAACTCCGATGGCCTGCGCGGACATGTCGAGCATCTCGCGGAGCAGGGCACCGTGGCGGTCGGCTTCGGCATCAGCACCGTCTTCGGACGCATCCCAGATGCCGTCGTGGACGCCGCGCGGGAGAACAACGTGGGCCTGTTCGAAGTGTCGCGGCCCGTGCCGTTCGCCCGGATTTTGAGCGCCGTCCATGAAGAGCAGCACCGCCGCTCCACCGCCGAACAGGAAAAGCGCGCTTACCTGCACCAGCAACTGCTCCACTCCCAGGAGAAGCTCACGCAGACCGCCACCGCGGGCGACGTCAAAGCCCTCACGCGCGATGCCGCCACCACCCTCGAGGCCCGTGTGACCATCAAAGACCCCAACGGCCTTCTGATCGCCGAGCAAGTCTCGCGGGCCTTCAACGCGATGAAAAAGACCTACTCGAGCTCCTACCGCATCAGCTCGTCCGCCACCGACGGTCGGCCGTACACGGTCGATGTGACCTCCACACGCACGCTCACAGACCAAGACCGGTCTCTCATCCGCCACTACGCCGGCCTAGCAGCCACCCTTTTATCGCGCCCGGCTCACCTGCGGCGGATCCATAACCAGCTCAATTCCTTCGCGCTGCGCATCCGCCTCGGCATCACGGATGAGGGGGAGCTCTATTCCGGTGCCGTTGACACTCCAGTCGACCGGGAAGGCTTCACCCGGCCGATCGTCATCGCGGCGCAATCGCCCCGCGGGATGCAGGCGGTGGTGGAGCGGCTGGACAGGGAGACGTCGAAAAGCGATCGGCTACTACATGTCCTCGAGGTCGATGAAACGACCTTCCTGATGGTGGTGCGCCCCGATGTGACCGTGCGCGATGTGCTCGGCACCCTCGGTGAGCACCGCGGCCGCGTGCGCATCGCTGCAGGTGGACCGGTGCTGCTTGCCCGGCTGACGCTGGACCACGTGAATCAGCTCGTCTCCAGAGCGCGGACTCTGCGGCCTGGCGATGTGGCTCGCGCCAATGATTCGGGGCTTCCGTGGCTGCGCGACCCCACCGTCGCCTACGCGCTCGCGGCCAGACGCGAAGAGATTTTCGGCCGGCTGATCAGCTTTGATGCCGCCTACGGGACAGATTACGAGACCACCCTCGCCGTTTTTCTTCGTCACGGTGCGCGGCTGGGCGAGGCCGCCGAGGCTCTGGGTGTGCACCGCCATACCGTGCGGACCCGGATGGCCAAGATCGAGAAACTGTGCGAGATCGACCTACATAACCCCGCCCACTTCAGCGAGGCCTACCTGGCCATGACTGCGTTCGAGGGCGGGGCGGGGTGA
- a CDS encoding rhomboid family intramembrane serine protease has protein sequence MRKLLHGAPATAVIALLCAGVFAVAAFDARSLSDVIWTSRLGQTFVLYGPLVVDTPFGYLRALTSGFLHVDISHLVVNLFVLVFIGPVVERFVGTGPYVAAYLACILGGSAAVLFFGFAQPTAGASGALYGLMAILVAIAARNRADLRAPLVLVAGNLVFTLVMPGVSLWGHLGGMVTGALIAVPLTARETRAQWWGVSAALAITAMAIAAPVLA, from the coding sequence GTGCGTAAACTCCTTCACGGCGCCCCCGCCACAGCAGTCATTGCGTTGCTGTGCGCGGGGGTTTTCGCGGTTGCCGCGTTTGACGCGCGGTCGCTTAGCGACGTCATCTGGACCTCACGCCTCGGCCAGACCTTCGTCCTCTACGGGCCCCTGGTCGTTGATACCCCCTTTGGATACCTTCGCGCCCTGACGTCGGGGTTCCTGCACGTCGACATCTCCCACCTGGTGGTCAACCTGTTTGTACTCGTGTTCATCGGACCGGTGGTGGAGCGGTTTGTGGGCACCGGCCCATACGTAGCGGCGTACTTGGCCTGCATCCTCGGCGGGTCAGCCGCCGTGTTGTTCTTCGGCTTCGCCCAGCCGACCGCTGGCGCGTCCGGCGCGCTCTACGGCTTGATGGCCATCCTGGTGGCTATCGCCGCCCGCAACCGAGCTGACCTGCGCGCCCCACTCGTCCTCGTCGCTGGCAACCTCGTGTTCACCCTGGTCATGCCCGGTGTGAGCCTATGGGGTCACCTGGGCGGAATGGTCACTGGGGCGCTCATCGCTGTGCCGCTCACCGCGCGCGAAACGCGGGCCCAGTGGTGGGGTGTTTCCGCCGCATTGGCAATCACCGCCATGGCCATCGCAGCACCTGTCTTGGCGTGA
- a CDS encoding MetQ/NlpA family ABC transporter substrate-binding protein — MFKKIAAAVAAGSLVLGLTACGSSESTDAGDDKTIRVATSPGPYSELFQDGVAPILEEEGYTVDVQNFTDLTQADTALAEGSADLNVEQHTAWMNVFNEEKGANLTSITEVPTVPAGLYSEKHKSLDEVADGQTVGIPLDGSNKSRALHVLVDAGWITLRDDADETLLAESDIDENPHNLEIKPMDSANLSRSLPDLDWAVIPGSMSYSAKLDPNLQVFQEELRPELILVAVTTEDKKDAPWANAVAEAYRSDEFKEFFDSQNENDYWFLPDSLK, encoded by the coding sequence ATGTTCAAGAAGATCGCTGCCGCCGTGGCAGCTGGCTCCCTCGTTCTTGGCCTCACCGCATGCGGCTCCAGCGAGAGCACCGATGCGGGCGACGACAAGACCATTCGCGTCGCAACCTCCCCGGGCCCGTACTCTGAGCTCTTCCAGGACGGTGTCGCACCCATCCTGGAGGAAGAGGGCTACACGGTCGACGTCCAGAACTTCACCGACCTCACCCAGGCCGACACCGCTCTCGCGGAGGGCTCCGCCGACCTCAACGTCGAGCAGCACACCGCGTGGATGAACGTGTTCAACGAGGAAAAGGGCGCAAACCTCACCTCCATCACCGAAGTTCCGACGGTGCCGGCGGGCCTGTACTCGGAGAAGCACAAGTCCCTGGACGAGGTCGCTGACGGCCAGACGGTCGGCATCCCGCTCGATGGCTCGAATAAGTCCCGCGCACTCCACGTGCTTGTCGACGCAGGCTGGATCACCCTCCGCGACGACGCCGACGAGACGTTGCTCGCAGAGTCGGACATCGATGAGAACCCGCACAACCTCGAAATCAAGCCGATGGACTCCGCGAACCTGTCGCGCTCCCTCCCGGATCTCGACTGGGCCGTCATCCCGGGCTCGATGAGCTACTCCGCCAAGCTCGACCCAAACCTGCAGGTCTTCCAGGAGGAACTGCGCCCTGAGCTGATCCTCGTCGCGGTCACTACCGAGGACAAGAAGGACGCTCCGTGGGCGAATGCTGTCGCTGAGGCGTACCGTTCCGACGAGTTCAAGGAGTTCTTCGACTCCCAGAACGAGAACGATTACTGGTTCCTGCCCGACTCTCTGAAGTAA
- the gabT gene encoding 4-aminobutyrate--2-oxoglutarate transaminase, translating into MQDLTYRLPQERRVTSAPTDGENARLNERREEAVARAMAPGLPRYIIDGDGGVLIDADGNSLIDFASGIAVTSVGVSNPRVSAAVADAAQKFSHTCFLVTGYEGFVAVCEKLNELTPGDFPKKTALFNTGAEAVENAVKIARAHTGKYAVAAFDNAYHGRTNFTLAMTAKNKPYKDGFGPFASDVHRVPASYPLHDGLTGEQAAERTIRVLETQIGADNLSCVVLEPIQGEGGFVEPAKGFLPAIVSWCRENNVVFVADEVQAGLARTGDMFACDNEGIEPDLITTAKAIAGGLPLSAVTGRAEIMDAPGPGALGGTYAGNPLACAAALAVFEEIEDNDLRSRAKEIESLIRAHLEPLVDKEKVREVRGRGAMIALELDTGERATAAANTCKEQGVVTLTCGTDGNVIRLLPPLVIPETLLVEGLEILVAAVKNTF; encoded by the coding sequence ATGCAGGACCTCACCTACCGCCTACCCCAGGAACGCCGCGTCACCAGCGCTCCAACTGACGGGGAGAACGCGCGCTTGAATGAACGCCGGGAAGAAGCCGTCGCTCGTGCAATGGCGCCGGGCCTGCCGCGCTACATCATCGACGGGGACGGGGGCGTGCTTATCGACGCCGACGGTAACTCCCTCATCGACTTCGCCTCCGGCATCGCGGTGACCTCGGTCGGTGTCTCCAATCCCCGGGTGTCTGCGGCGGTCGCAGACGCCGCGCAGAAATTCAGCCACACCTGCTTCCTCGTCACCGGTTACGAAGGATTCGTGGCTGTCTGCGAGAAGCTTAATGAGCTCACGCCGGGCGATTTCCCGAAGAAGACCGCGCTGTTCAACACCGGTGCGGAAGCAGTGGAGAACGCGGTGAAGATCGCCCGCGCCCACACCGGGAAATACGCGGTGGCCGCCTTCGATAACGCCTACCACGGGCGCACGAACTTCACGCTGGCCATGACAGCGAAGAATAAGCCGTACAAGGATGGTTTCGGGCCGTTCGCCTCGGATGTCCACCGCGTGCCCGCGTCGTACCCACTGCACGACGGGCTGACGGGCGAACAGGCGGCGGAGCGAACGATCCGCGTGCTCGAAACGCAGATCGGCGCGGACAACCTCTCCTGCGTGGTGCTTGAACCGATCCAAGGCGAGGGCGGATTCGTCGAACCAGCGAAAGGGTTCCTACCAGCGATCGTATCCTGGTGCCGTGAGAACAACGTCGTCTTCGTCGCCGACGAAGTCCAAGCTGGCCTGGCGCGCACAGGCGACATGTTCGCCTGTGACAACGAAGGAATCGAACCCGACCTGATCACCACAGCCAAGGCGATCGCAGGTGGCCTGCCTTTGTCTGCTGTGACCGGCCGCGCGGAGATCATGGACGCGCCCGGACCCGGCGCGCTCGGCGGCACCTACGCCGGAAATCCACTGGCCTGCGCCGCAGCGCTGGCAGTCTTCGAAGAAATCGAGGACAACGACCTGCGGAGCCGGGCGAAAGAGATCGAGTCGCTGATCCGGGCGCACCTCGAACCACTCGTGGATAAAGAGAAAGTGCGCGAAGTCCGTGGCCGCGGCGCCATGATCGCCCTCGAGTTGGACACCGGCGAACGCGCAACCGCCGCCGCCAACACATGCAAGGAGCAGGGCGTTGTGACGCTCACCTGCGGCACAGACGGCAACGTGATCCGCCTTCTCCCGCCGCTGGTCATCCCGGAGACTCTGCTCGTCGAGGGCCTAGAAATCCTCGTTGCCGCCGTCAAGAACACCTTCTAA